A stretch of DNA from Nitrosopumilus zosterae:
TGCAATTTGTCTGTATGATTCTGATTCATTAATGTAATAATCAATCAAGCTATCTAGAAAATCTTTGGTTTCTTTAGAGATTGCCATGACTTTTTCTCTATTTTCCTAGTTTATTTAATTGTCTTTGATTAATCGTTTATTTATTCATAAATTATTTTTTAGATATTGTGGAAATTAGAAACTGACGATGGTTTTTTTCGAATATATGATTCAAAAAAAATGGTTGCAGGATATTTTGATCCGGACTATGGAGATATTTTTCCAAAAGAAAATTCTGAAGAAATTGTTGCATCCATGCTAAAAAACCATGATAAAATTTTAGGCGGTGTGGTGATGGTGCCCCTTGTCAAATTTGGTTTATTTGACACTGATTTGGATACTGATATCAATACAATAGAACAAAATATAACTAGAGTAAATGAACATTTACAGAAATGGAAAAATTTCTTGTCTGATACTGATCGTCAAACACATTCCATAAGGATATCCCATACAGATCAAGACATGTTGACAATCACATTTGAAGTGAAATTTTCAAAACCAACGCCTCTTGAAACAAAACACTTGCAGGAAGAACTTTTCACTACTTTGGATTTGTTACAGAAATCAGGTTTGTTATAATTCTGCCCGAATACCTTGTAATTCCAACATATACAGATAATGTTAACACAAGTACGACTAGTGTCCCAATAGGGAATTCTGGAACTGCTGCATATTCTTCTGATTCTGCAACCAACGTGTATTCTTTGATCTGATTGTTTTGTATTTTATCTGGGATTGTAACTAAAAAAAAGGCATTGTCATTTACTCCTAGATAATCTGGCTCTGGATGAACTTTTGACACTGCTGCAACTTTTCCTTCAATATCATATAATGTCGCAATAATCGCTACTGTGTTTGCTGTAATGTCTCCTTTGTTCATAACCGTTCCTGTTATCATCAAATTATTGTAATTATCCGTTGACAATTTTGATTCCGTAATGTCTATCACTTGGTTTTTTGGTGGGCTTAGCTCATAATCCAATTCTATTGAATACGATTCTGTGTTTTTTGCGTCATTCCTTGTTAATATCAATTCAAACGGACCTTTCATTCCTGGCATGATTGTATTGACCAATGAATCTGCCTCCCTGATGGCGATTGGATTTTTGTCTTCATCAAGAAGTGTGATTAGAACGCTGATTTGGCTTAATGGTACTTTTAGATTATTTGTAATTTCGCCTACCACATGTAGTGATTTGTCATCTCCGATGAACTGTTGATCGTTTTCAATAAACGCCTCGCCAAATGCAGCTGGAATTAATCCTACAAAAAGAAACACAACTATGAAAAATTTCTCCACATCTAACTTTGTTTGAATTCTTTAAAGAAGTTTATGTCTAGGCATATGTTTTTACAATGACAAAATTTGAAATTTTTCCAAAAATATGTATTTTAAAAATCTTATTAATGAGAATCCACTATACTAAACAGCAATTATGGCTAAAATAAAAGTTAGATCTGGGAGAGGTACAAGAATTGTTGAAGTTGATGACAGTGCCAACAAATGGACAGGTTCAGATTTCAAAAAATCCCAAGAAGCAAGAAAAGAAGCATCTAAAGACAAGTATGTTTCTGTAGGTCGTGGAACTGGTACAATCAAATTTGGAGATATTCCAACTACTACGACACAATCAACAAAGGGTATGTGGGTAAGTTCGGGACGAGGAACGGGTAAGAGGAAACTCTGATTATCCAAAAAGATCACACATACAATTCATTATTTTCAAACATGTCTCTGAAAAGAACCAACTAAAAAATAGAAAAAATTAAAGTTGTTATGATCATTTGAAAGAGCGAACCTTTCTAACAACTTTGTTGTGATCAAAAGCAGCAGTCGTAGTCACATACAAAATGTGATTCTTTCCAGCAGGAATTACTATTCTTTTGACTTTGTCATACTCTGCAACCACATATTTGCATGCACCTAAAGTTCTCAATAGTTTTTTTCTTTGATTCCAGTCATATGCTGCCGCTTTTAATGATGCCAAACTTTGTTTTTTTGACACCAAAATGCTTACTTTCTTTGAACGTGCTGAATAAACTAGTTTACCTTTTAGATCGCATATTGTTACGACTCTAACAGATGGACTTAGCTTCAATAGTTTTTCAACAGCTGCTTCAATTTCCATAATTGTACCAATACTTTCTAGATGATAAAATTTACTAAAATACTCGGAACAAATTTTTTTGATGTGATTTGAATCTTGGAATGTAAAATTTCGAGTAAACTCTTTTCTCCTTATGGGAGGTGGTCAACTTTCCATTTTTTAGCCTCGTTAATACAATTGAACCATTCTATCTCGATATCGTCTGAATCAAATTCACCAAGTTCGTTCTTGTATTCATCATCACAATTCTTCTTCATATTTTCCGAAACCTGGATAACCTTTTGTGTCAATCCTGTCTTAGGAGCTTCAAATTTTTCTGGCTCGTCATAATTTTTTACCCCTGTTTTTGCTGAATAAAATTCAACCAATCCTAGCATCTCGTATTCTAAGGATTCTTGAATTTGTGCATCTGAACGAATTTTTGCTGATTCGTCTCCAGTTTTTATCCACTCGATGAATTGTGAATCGCTTTCAAGCTGGGATTCCGACGATAATTTTAACAGCTCCACTGAACTTTTGAATATCTCTGGTGGTGATAATTTATCGTATTTGGAAATTATTTCATCAAAATCTCTCAAATGTTTTTCATAGAATTTCAATAACTCTTCTTTGGAAATGTCTCCCTCTTCCCATTTTATTTTTTCAGAATAGAATTTAATTTGTAATTCTTTAACCTCTTCTTGAATTTTTTCCAATTCTATTCCGAACTGCAGACCTTTCTGTTTGGTTTGTTCCACTGAAAAATTGTATGCGCCTATTGCGCCAATAATGATGACTGCTATTACTGCAATTATGATATTTTGAATTTTCTTTTTCTTCAAAGATAATCTATATAATTTCCATCTTCGTCTAACTTTAATTCTATCGTAAACTCTGTTCCGCTGATAAATGAATCATTTCGTGTAGTTCTAACTCTGCCTATGACTAGTTCATACGGCCAAATTTCCACAACAATGGCTCCGACTTTTGCAGTAGGGGTCTCTGTAATTATCATGTCTTCCCGTTTAACCCCGTGTCTTTCTAACATGTGAATAGCGTGATCTAAGAGCGGTTGCGGATTATTGTAATTTAGTACCCAGACTGTTCCTTCGTAATCAATTTTTTGCAATTTGAAACATCCTGATTTAACTCATATAACAATTATGCGCCCATGAATTTTGAATGAACACACGACTACATTCTTTTGTCATGATGTGGGCCTGACATGGAATATTTATTTTTGTGGCATATTTTTTCTTTGATCCACTTTTCAGAATTTGTTTTTTACAAGCGGAAAATTTTGTTGTTACTCCTAACCATTTGTCGGTAAAAATCTATTTTCATCAAACTCTTTAAGGTATGTTTTATTAGAATAACCATGAAACTTGTTTGGTTAGTGATTCCTTTGGTATTGTTTGGAATTATGGGAGTGCAGAGTTCCATGGCCGAAGAGGTTAGTGTGGAGTCAAATTCTACCATGTCTCAACAGAAGCTAAAAACAATGGTTGAGAATTGGATGAACAATCCAGATGAGGATGACACAAACCAACGTCTAGAAATCATGAAGGCATATTATACATTTGAGGAAGAAGGGAAGAAGTTATCCAATGATCAAGATGGACTGGTCTTGATGAACCAGATTAGAAAAATGGTTAGTCTAGACATGCCAAAAGCAGATCTTGATCAATTAAGGGAGCAAGTACGAATAGAACTGGGATTGGCAGCACCATATGAAACTAAAATTTTCTACATTGGTCCAAATCTGGTTGATTGTGTTGGAGTTGGTCCTCAAAAATGCATCCAAGTTCGTGAAGATGAAAATTCTAGTTGGGAGTATTTTTATGATTCCATCAAAGGATTTGATTTTGTTGAAGGAAAATCTTACAAAATTTCAGTTAAAGTAATTGATGTTGAAAATCCTCCTGCTGATGCACCCAATAAAAAATATGAACTAGTAGAGATTCTTGAAACAAAATCGTATTCCAGACATATTCCGTATAATGACATTTGTGCACCTGGATTCGTTTCTCTTGGAGAAATCTGCGTTCTAAATGATAGATGCGGTCCTGGAGCTTATCCAGGAAAAATATGTGTCATGGATGGAGTCAAGCAACCCTATCTTAGACCTACTCAGCAAGGAAATGCTGGAATTGCAGCTTATGATGTAATATGTGCAGAAGGACTGAACCTAGTTTTCAAATCTCATGATGGTTCACCTGCATGTGTGAGTATAGATTCTGCCAAGAGTCTTAAAGACCGTGGATGGCAAACAAAATATCCAAATTTTGCGTGCACTTTGGAATATGCTCCAGTATGTGGAGTTGATGGGCAAACTTATGGCAACAAATGTATGATTAGCTCAAACCATGTTGCTACAAAACATGTGGGTGAATGTACTGATATGATTGAAGAAACAAAAGGAATATTTGAAAATGCATTAG
This window harbors:
- a CDS encoding FxLYD domain-containing protein → MEKFFIVVFLFVGLIPAAFGEAFIENDQQFIGDDKSLHVVGEITNNLKVPLSQISVLITLLDEDKNPIAIREADSLVNTIMPGMKGPFELILTRNDAKNTESYSIELDYELSPPKNQVIDITESKLSTDNYNNLMITGTVMNKGDITANTVAIIATLYDIEGKVAAVSKVHPEPDYLGVNDNAFFLVTIPDKIQNNQIKEYTLVAESEEYAAVPEFPIGTLVVLVLTLSVYVGITRYSGRIITNLISVTNPK
- a CDS encoding DUF4377 domain-containing protein, encoding MKLVWLVIPLVLFGIMGVQSSMAEEVSVESNSTMSQQKLKTMVENWMNNPDEDDTNQRLEIMKAYYTFEEEGKKLSNDQDGLVLMNQIRKMVSLDMPKADLDQLREQVRIELGLAAPYETKIFYIGPNLVDCVGVGPQKCIQVREDENSSWEYFYDSIKGFDFVEGKSYKISVKVIDVENPPADAPNKKYELVEILETKSYSRHIPYNDICAPGFVSLGEICVLNDRCGPGAYPGKICVMDGVKQPYLRPTQQGNAGIAAYDVICAEGLNLVFKSHDGSPACVSIDSAKSLKDRGWQTKYPNFACTLEYAPVCGVDGQTYGNKCMISSNHVATKHVGECTDMIEETKGIFENALDYTTSPPVIDEQKGYFVTEIADGVYWLVGSGYQTMFVITDEGVVAIDAPQPIGEKYLDAVKDVTSKPITHMIYSHHHQDHTGAAGTIFPTDITYIAHKDAADALISDNDPNRPIPTKILEGKTNTLKIGGKTFEFHNIGDFHSKGNLLIILPEYKIAMLVDLLRPAESPYRAFGMTPDIELYLNAHDVLQTFDFDVLISGHTNLLATKDHVTTNKQFTQSVMDNAQAALDSGDPEPSKICTTTTIQQWEGTLGNLDAFMTDHCNAMIEYLGSQ